The proteins below are encoded in one region of Doryrhamphus excisus isolate RoL2022-K1 chromosome 4, RoL_Dexc_1.0, whole genome shotgun sequence:
- the gda gene encoding guanine deaminase isoform X2 → MAHQNGASDHTSLVFRGMFIHATQKEAVQVMEDALLGVDAGGKISFIGEGKELDRLSETFGFSPSAVIQLKQHEFFMPGMVDTHIHASQYSYAGTALDMPLLDWLKNYTFPVESEFKDLTFAQKVYTQVVRRTLRNGTTTACYFATIYTDSSLLLGHIANDLGQRALVGKVCMDQNNSVNYYKESLQESLEETRRFISQLLAKKSHISENVEEVKIVKELFPDCDSYTDVYYKHNLLTNKTVMAHGCYLSDEELALFRETGASLSHCPNSNISLCSGMLDVCKVLRHKVKLGLGTDVAGGYSASMLDAMRRAMDTSKILTIQDPKHETLNFEEVFRLATLGGSQALSLDDQIGNFEVGKDFDALRVNVAVPDGPIDVIQHEKPKIILEKFLNLGDDRNIVEVYVAGKKVVPLPV, encoded by the exons ATGGCACACCAGAACGGAGCCTCAGATCACACTTCGCTTGTCTTTCGAGGAATGTTTATTCATGCAACCCAGAAAGAAGCCGTGCAGGTCATGGAAGATGCGCTACTTGGAGTTGATGCCGGGGGAAAG ATTTCCTTCATTGGAGAAGGCAAAGAACTGGATAGACTGTCTGAAACTTTTGGATTCAGTCCCTCAGCAGTAATCCAACTGAAACAACA TGAATTCTTCATGCCAGGGATGGTGGACACACACATCCACGCATCACAGTACAGCTATGCTGGCACCGCCCTGGACATGCCCCTGTTGGACTGGCTCAAAAACTACACCTTTCCAGTGGAATCAGAATTTAAAGATTTGACTTTTGCACAGAAGGTCTACACTCAAGTCGTG AGAAGAACTCTGAGAAATGGAACAACTACTGCTTGTTACTTTGCCACCATATATACTGACTCCTCTCTCCTACTAGGCCACATTGCAA aTGACTTAGGACAGCGAGCCTTGGTGGGTAAAGTGTGTATGGACCAGAACAATTCTGTGAACTATTACAAGGAGAGCCTTCAAGAGTCCCTCGAGGAAACACGCCG GTTCATTTCACAGCTGTTGGCCAAGAAG aGTCATATTAGTGAAAATGTTGAGGAGGTAAAAATTGTGAAGGAGCTATTCCCTGATTGTGACTCCTATACAGATGTCTACTACAAACACAACCTGCTTACCAACAAG ACGGTGATGGCACATGGTTGCTATCTCAGTGATGAGGAGTTGGCTTTATTCAGGGAGACAGGAGCATCTTTATCACACTGCCCCAACTCCAACATCTC GTTGTGCAGCGGGATGCTGGATGTATGTAAGGTCCTGAGGCACAAAGTCAAGCTGGGCCTGGGAACAG ATGTAGCAGGGGGCTACTCTGCCTCCATGCTGGATGCCATGAGGAGAGCCATGGACACATCCAAAATCTTGACCATCCAGGACCCAAAACATGAGACCCTCAACTTTGAGGAGGTATTCCGACTGGCTACACTGGGAGGCAGCCAAG CGTTGTCCCTGGATGACCAAATTGGAAATTTTGAGGTGGGCAAAGACTTTGATGCACTGAGGGTGAATGTAGCAGTTCCTGATGGGCCCATTGACGTGATCCAGCATGAGAAACCAAAG ATTATTCTGGAAAAGTTCCTTAATTTGG GTGATGACCGTAATATTGTAGAAGTTTATGTGGCTGGAAAGAAGGTGGTACCATTGCCTGTGTAG
- the gda gene encoding guanine deaminase isoform X1 — MAHQNGASDHTSLVFRGMFIHATQKEAVQVMEDALLGVDAGGKISFIGEGKELDRLSETFGFSPSAVIQLKQHEFFMPGMVDTHIHASQYSYAGTALDMPLLDWLKNYTFPVESEFKDLTFAQKVYTQVVRRTLRNGTTTACYFATIYTDSSLLLGHIANDLGQRALVGKVCMDQNNSVNYYKESLQESLEETRRFISQLLAKKYALVKPVVTPRFVLTCSGALMGQLGQLAKNNNLHIQSHISENVEEVKIVKELFPDCDSYTDVYYKHNLLTNKTVMAHGCYLSDEELALFRETGASLSHCPNSNISLCSGMLDVCKVLRHKVKLGLGTDVAGGYSASMLDAMRRAMDTSKILTIQDPKHETLNFEEVFRLATLGGSQALSLDDQIGNFEVGKDFDALRVNVAVPDGPIDVIQHEKPKIILEKFLNLGDDRNIVEVYVAGKKVVPLPV, encoded by the exons ATGGCACACCAGAACGGAGCCTCAGATCACACTTCGCTTGTCTTTCGAGGAATGTTTATTCATGCAACCCAGAAAGAAGCCGTGCAGGTCATGGAAGATGCGCTACTTGGAGTTGATGCCGGGGGAAAG ATTTCCTTCATTGGAGAAGGCAAAGAACTGGATAGACTGTCTGAAACTTTTGGATTCAGTCCCTCAGCAGTAATCCAACTGAAACAACA TGAATTCTTCATGCCAGGGATGGTGGACACACACATCCACGCATCACAGTACAGCTATGCTGGCACCGCCCTGGACATGCCCCTGTTGGACTGGCTCAAAAACTACACCTTTCCAGTGGAATCAGAATTTAAAGATTTGACTTTTGCACAGAAGGTCTACACTCAAGTCGTG AGAAGAACTCTGAGAAATGGAACAACTACTGCTTGTTACTTTGCCACCATATATACTGACTCCTCTCTCCTACTAGGCCACATTGCAA aTGACTTAGGACAGCGAGCCTTGGTGGGTAAAGTGTGTATGGACCAGAACAATTCTGTGAACTATTACAAGGAGAGCCTTCAAGAGTCCCTCGAGGAAACACGCCG GTTCATTTCACAGCTGTTGGCCAAGAAG TATGCTCTTGTCAAGCCAGTGGTGACTCCTCGCTTTGTCTTAACATGCTCGGGAGCCTTAATGGGTCAACTGGGACAGCTTGCTAAAAATAACAACCTGCATATCCAG aGTCATATTAGTGAAAATGTTGAGGAGGTAAAAATTGTGAAGGAGCTATTCCCTGATTGTGACTCCTATACAGATGTCTACTACAAACACAACCTGCTTACCAACAAG ACGGTGATGGCACATGGTTGCTATCTCAGTGATGAGGAGTTGGCTTTATTCAGGGAGACAGGAGCATCTTTATCACACTGCCCCAACTCCAACATCTC GTTGTGCAGCGGGATGCTGGATGTATGTAAGGTCCTGAGGCACAAAGTCAAGCTGGGCCTGGGAACAG ATGTAGCAGGGGGCTACTCTGCCTCCATGCTGGATGCCATGAGGAGAGCCATGGACACATCCAAAATCTTGACCATCCAGGACCCAAAACATGAGACCCTCAACTTTGAGGAGGTATTCCGACTGGCTACACTGGGAGGCAGCCAAG CGTTGTCCCTGGATGACCAAATTGGAAATTTTGAGGTGGGCAAAGACTTTGATGCACTGAGGGTGAATGTAGCAGTTCCTGATGGGCCCATTGACGTGATCCAGCATGAGAAACCAAAG ATTATTCTGGAAAAGTTCCTTAATTTGG GTGATGACCGTAATATTGTAGAAGTTTATGTGGCTGGAAAGAAGGTGGTACCATTGCCTGTGTAG
- the si:ch211-214j8.12 gene encoding uncharacterized protein si:ch211-214j8.12 — protein sequence MPLFRGDHAMKPQPKWRKLGRRRITDDEPVPSLTQLCLLSLADNMKEVWVKDYADKYLDHYSFRHIMGPFNLLSGDLVEELTQLLCTRKQLSRAALHLLLVPQLRGLSLERCPGLVTSSLCAHISARCQALHRLSLSGAQQMPSKVLSDALYCLPALRSLSLAGTPCDSAVIRTITLRCPLLRHLDVSQCHFLPPSALLLLGGFCPSSNCVSSSTSVSGLPLCSLFAVDIGFGDSAMVAAYLLLSLPHLERVAMEGLSQAFLLIQNRHFALADEISTQEGLPRLEDVWKNAWSKRKMETEEDNHTLLDSDASESEDEAATCSYSLANDEHLTLHIRDVKAITCDCLVSLGCLCPNINSLSVIIEEENGGQFQASILATGLQPWSGQLWSLSVQHQGPLQDLLPALQVAGASLVSLTLEGVRTHPRSLLEIIRICTRLEELVICAEPPTTLANEVEDVVQRNERDLPCLPNLSSLALNYSYEHSQMMPLICGSPSLMKVIMCLLTGSPLLEKLSLVSLPCPLNGILQCVLDFNKFSASANCVPKPLGRLQRLNLQRTNVKMKTVNNIMQRSKRLKYVDVSHCWQISQQEWSYCKKSSTVEVVWV from the exons ATGCCCCTGTTTCGGGGGGACCATGCAATGAAGCCCCAACCCAAGTGGAGGAAACTGGGGCGCAGAAGGATTACAGATGATGAACCTGTGCCGTCTCTGACTCAGCTTTGTCTTCTGAGTCTGGCTGACAACATGAAGGAGGTGTGGGTGAAAGATTACGCAGACAAGTATTTGGACCACTATTCTTTCAGACACATCATGGGACCTTTCAATTTGCTGT CAGGGGATCTCGTTGAGGAGCTGACACAATTACTGTGCACAAGAAAGCAACTTTCCCGTGCTGCTCTCCATCTTCTGTTGGTGCCCCAGCTGAGAGGCTTATCCCTGGAGAGATGTCCTGGTCTGGTCACCTCGTCCCTGTGTGCCCACATCTCTGCACGTTGCCAG GCATTGCACAGACTCAGCCTATCTGGAGCTCAGCAGATGCCGTCAAAGGTGCTCTCTGACGCCCTGTACTGTCTGCCTGCGCTGCGTTCACTTTCCCTGGCTGGAACACCATGTGACAGCGCTGTGATTAGGACCATCACCCTCCGTTGCCCTTTGCTGCGCCATTTGGATGTATctcaatgtcattttcttccCCCATCCGCTCTACTTCTGCTTGGAGGTTTCTGTCCTTCATCAAACTGTGTGTCTTCCAGTACATCTGTGTCTGGCCTACCGCTCTGTAGTTTATTTGCTGTTGATATTGGATTTGGAGACTCTGCAATGGTGGCTGCCTACCTCCTCCTCTCTTTGCCACACCTTGAGAGAGTGGCCATGGAGGGACTCTCACAGGCTTTCTTGCTGATCCAGAACAGGCACTTTGCACTGGCAGATGAAATCTCCACTCAAGAAGGACTACCCAGGTTGGAGGATGTGTGGAAGAATGCTTGGAGCAAGAGGAAAATGGAAACTGAAGAAGACAATCACACACTATTGGATAGTGATGCTAGTGAGAGTGAAGATGAGGCAGCCACATGCTCCTATAGTCTTGCAAATGATGAACACCTAACCCTGCACATAAGAGATGTTAAAGCCATAACATGTGATTGTCTGGTTAGTTTGGGCTGTTTATGTCCAAACATCAATTCCCTATCTGTGATCATTGAGGAGGAAAATGGAGGACAATTCCAAGCATCTATCTTAGCCACAGGCCTGCAGCCATGGTCAGGTCAGCTGTGGAGTCTATCAGTACAACACCAAGGCCCTCTGCAGGACCTCCTTCCAGCCTTGCAAGTGGCAGGAGCTTCCCTGGTATCCCTCACTTTGGAAGGAGTGAGAACACACCCTCGCTCTCTGCTGGAGATCATCCGCATCTGTACCAGACTTGAAGAATTAGTCATCTGTGCAGAGCCTCCCACCACACTGGCAAATGAAGTGGAAGATGTAGTACAGCGAAATGAGCGTGATCTTCCATGTCTGCCCAACCTTAGCTCTCTGGCATTGAA TTACTCTTATGAGCACAGCCAAATGATGCCTCTCATCTGCGGGTCACCTTCCTTGATGAAGGTGATCATGTGTCTCCTGACTGGGTCTCCTTTACTTGAGAAACTCTCCTTGGTCTCTTTGCCGTGCCCCCTGAACGGCATTCTTCAATGTGTCCTGGATTTCAACAAATTTTCAGCTTCTGCCAACTGTGTTCCCAAACCACTGGGAAGACTACAACGACTTAACCTGCAAAGAACAAATGTAAAGATGAAGACTGTGAACAATATTATGCAGCGGAGCAAGAGACTGAAGTATGTAGATGTGAGTCACTGCTGGCAAATCAGTCAGCAAGAGTGGTCATACTGTAAGAAATCAAGCACAGTCGAAGTCGTCTGGGTGTAG
- the entpd4 gene encoding ectonucleoside triphosphate diphosphohydrolase 4 isoform X2: MGRISFSCLFPASWHFSLSSQMLPRLLLPSVRQLLFVGLLFFLLVALYLFVVTGKLPASWITKENHFHRHLARVTDVDATDASNPNLNYGLVVDCGSSGSRVYVYCWPKHNGNLHELLDIRQMRDQNRKSLVMKIKPGISELATTPEKASDYIYPLLSFAAEHVPKDKHIETPLYILCTAGMRILPNSQQEAILEDLRTDIPVHFNFLFSDSHVEVISGKQEGVYAWIGINFVLGRFNHVHRDGEAVIEVSVPGNDQQEALVRKRTAGVLDMGGASTQIAFEVPKTEEIAKNLLAEFNLGCDAHRTDHVYRVYVATFLGFGGNTAHQRYEESLIRSTATRNKLLGQHIGETAEFPLLDPCLPTELQDEIGFSPHKVHLRGTGDFDQCRRSLQPFLNRTNDPQTSLSGIYQPAIDFNNSQFFGFSEFYYCTEDVLRIGGDYNASKYAQAAKSYCATQWKTLRERFDSGLYASHADLHRLKNQCFKSAWMYEVLHSGFSFPTDYKNLRTAFLVYDKEVQWTLGAILFRTRFLPLRDIQQESLKGLHAHWRHSFSFVNNHYLFLVCFFIVLLSIILYLLRLRRIHRRTAQRCSPSSVPWMEDGLGSPTLPINL; encoded by the exons ATGGGCAG GATCAGCTTTTCCTGCCTTTTCCCGGCGTCCTGGCATTTCAGTCTGTCTTCCCAAATGCTTCCTCGGCTCTTGCTGCCTTCAGTCAGGCAGCTGCTTTTTGTAGGACTACtcttctttcttttggtagcgCTTTACCTATTTGTTGTCACTGGAAAGTTACCTGCCAGCTGGATCACAAAGgaaaaccacttccacag GCACCTGGCTCGTGTAACTGATGTGGACGCAACAGACGCAAGCAATCCTAACCTAAACTATGGGTTGGTTGTGGATTGTGGCAGCAGTGGCTCCCGGGTGTATGTGTACTGCTGGCCAAAGCACAATGGCAACCTCCATGAACTCCTGGACATTCGTCAAATGAGGGATCAAAATCGAAAATCTCTGGTCATGAAGATCAAGCCAG gaatttcTGAATTGGCTACAACACCAGAGAAAGCCAGTGACTACATATACCCCCTGTTGAGCTTTGCAGCCGAACATGTTCCCAAGGACAAGCACATAGAAACCCCCCTCTATATTCTGTGCACAGCTGGAATGAGAATTCTGCCCAACAG TCAGCAGGAGGCTATTTTGGAAGACCTTCGAACAGACATCCCGGTCCACTTCAATTTCTTGTTTTCAGATTCTCATGTGGAAGTGATTTCCGGAAAACAAGAGG gTGTTTATGCATGGATTGGCATAAACTTTGTCCTTGGAAGGTTTAACCATGTACATAGAG ATGGGGAAGCTGTCATAGAGGTCAGTGTCCCAGGCAATGATCAACAGGAGGCACTAGTGAGAAAAAGGACTGCTGGTGTTTTGGACATGGGCGGAGCTTCCACACAGATTGCATTTGAAGTGCCCAAAACT GAGGAAATTGCCAAAAACCTACTGGCGGAGTTTAATTTGGGGTGTGATGCTCATCGCACTGACCATGTGTACCGTGTGTATGTGGCTACCTTCCTGGGTTTTGGAGGAAACACAGCACACCAAAGATACGAGGAGAGCCTCATCAGAAGCACGGCCACTCGAAATAA GCTGTTAGGTCAGCATATAGGGGAGACGGCCGAGTTCCCCCTCCTGGACCCGTGTCTCCCCACTGAGCTGCAGGATGAGATTGGTTTCTCTCCACACAAGGTCCATCTGCGAGGCACTGGGGACTTTGACCAGTGCAGACGGAGTTTACAACCTTTCCTCAATCGCACAAATGATCCTCAAACCTCTCTCAGCGGCATCTACCAGCCAGCTATTGATTTTAACAACAGCCAGTTCTTTGGTTTCTCCGAGTTCTACTATTGCACTGAGGATGTGCTACGCATAGGCGGAGACTATAATGCTTCCAAATATGCTCAAGCTGCTAAG AGTTACTGCGCCACCCAGTGGAAGACTCTGAGGGAACGCTTTGATTCTGGCTTGTATGCTTCTCATGCTGACCTCCATAGACTCAA GAACCAATGTTTTAAATCAGCATGGATGTATGAAGTATTACATTCAGGCTTCTCTTTCCCTACTGACTATAAAAACCTGAGAACTGCATTTTTGGTCTACGATAAAGAGGTGCAGTGGACTCTTGGAGCCATTCTATTCAGAACACGTTTTCTGCCTTTGAG ggacaTCCAGCAAGAAAGTCTAAAAGGACTGCACGCTCACTGGCGGCACAGCTTCTCCTTTGTCAACAACCACTACTTATTCCTTGTCTGCTTCTTCATTGTCCTTCTGTCCATCATTCTGTACTTACTGCGACTTCGCCGAATACACAGGCGTACTGCACAGCGCTGCTCGCCTTCCTCTGTGCCGTGGATGGA
- the entpd4 gene encoding ectonucleoside triphosphate diphosphohydrolase 4 isoform X1, which translates to MGRISFSCLFPASWHFSLSSQMLPRLLLPSVRQLLFVGLLFFLLVALYLFVVTGKLPASWITKENHFHRHLARVTDVDATDASNPNLNYGLVVDCGSSGSRVYVYCWPKHNGNLHELLDIRQMRDQNRKSLVMKIKPGISELATTPEKASDYIYPLLSFAAEHVPKDKHIETPLYILCTAGMRILPNSQQEAILEDLRTDIPVHFNFLFSDSHVEVISGKQEGVYAWIGINFVLGRFNHVHRDGEAVIEVSVPGNDQQEALVRKRTAGVLDMGGASTQIAFEVPKTVSFTTPQQEEIAKNLLAEFNLGCDAHRTDHVYRVYVATFLGFGGNTAHQRYEESLIRSTATRNKLLGQHIGETAEFPLLDPCLPTELQDEIGFSPHKVHLRGTGDFDQCRRSLQPFLNRTNDPQTSLSGIYQPAIDFNNSQFFGFSEFYYCTEDVLRIGGDYNASKYAQAAKSYCATQWKTLRERFDSGLYASHADLHRLKNQCFKSAWMYEVLHSGFSFPTDYKNLRTAFLVYDKEVQWTLGAILFRTRFLPLRDIQQESLKGLHAHWRHSFSFVNNHYLFLVCFFIVLLSIILYLLRLRRIHRRTAQRCSPSSVPWMEDGLGSPTLPINL; encoded by the exons ATGGGCAG GATCAGCTTTTCCTGCCTTTTCCCGGCGTCCTGGCATTTCAGTCTGTCTTCCCAAATGCTTCCTCGGCTCTTGCTGCCTTCAGTCAGGCAGCTGCTTTTTGTAGGACTACtcttctttcttttggtagcgCTTTACCTATTTGTTGTCACTGGAAAGTTACCTGCCAGCTGGATCACAAAGgaaaaccacttccacag GCACCTGGCTCGTGTAACTGATGTGGACGCAACAGACGCAAGCAATCCTAACCTAAACTATGGGTTGGTTGTGGATTGTGGCAGCAGTGGCTCCCGGGTGTATGTGTACTGCTGGCCAAAGCACAATGGCAACCTCCATGAACTCCTGGACATTCGTCAAATGAGGGATCAAAATCGAAAATCTCTGGTCATGAAGATCAAGCCAG gaatttcTGAATTGGCTACAACACCAGAGAAAGCCAGTGACTACATATACCCCCTGTTGAGCTTTGCAGCCGAACATGTTCCCAAGGACAAGCACATAGAAACCCCCCTCTATATTCTGTGCACAGCTGGAATGAGAATTCTGCCCAACAG TCAGCAGGAGGCTATTTTGGAAGACCTTCGAACAGACATCCCGGTCCACTTCAATTTCTTGTTTTCAGATTCTCATGTGGAAGTGATTTCCGGAAAACAAGAGG gTGTTTATGCATGGATTGGCATAAACTTTGTCCTTGGAAGGTTTAACCATGTACATAGAG ATGGGGAAGCTGTCATAGAGGTCAGTGTCCCAGGCAATGATCAACAGGAGGCACTAGTGAGAAAAAGGACTGCTGGTGTTTTGGACATGGGCGGAGCTTCCACACAGATTGCATTTGAAGTGCCCAAAACTGTGAGCTTTACCACTCCACAGCAG GAGGAAATTGCCAAAAACCTACTGGCGGAGTTTAATTTGGGGTGTGATGCTCATCGCACTGACCATGTGTACCGTGTGTATGTGGCTACCTTCCTGGGTTTTGGAGGAAACACAGCACACCAAAGATACGAGGAGAGCCTCATCAGAAGCACGGCCACTCGAAATAA GCTGTTAGGTCAGCATATAGGGGAGACGGCCGAGTTCCCCCTCCTGGACCCGTGTCTCCCCACTGAGCTGCAGGATGAGATTGGTTTCTCTCCACACAAGGTCCATCTGCGAGGCACTGGGGACTTTGACCAGTGCAGACGGAGTTTACAACCTTTCCTCAATCGCACAAATGATCCTCAAACCTCTCTCAGCGGCATCTACCAGCCAGCTATTGATTTTAACAACAGCCAGTTCTTTGGTTTCTCCGAGTTCTACTATTGCACTGAGGATGTGCTACGCATAGGCGGAGACTATAATGCTTCCAAATATGCTCAAGCTGCTAAG AGTTACTGCGCCACCCAGTGGAAGACTCTGAGGGAACGCTTTGATTCTGGCTTGTATGCTTCTCATGCTGACCTCCATAGACTCAA GAACCAATGTTTTAAATCAGCATGGATGTATGAAGTATTACATTCAGGCTTCTCTTTCCCTACTGACTATAAAAACCTGAGAACTGCATTTTTGGTCTACGATAAAGAGGTGCAGTGGACTCTTGGAGCCATTCTATTCAGAACACGTTTTCTGCCTTTGAG ggacaTCCAGCAAGAAAGTCTAAAAGGACTGCACGCTCACTGGCGGCACAGCTTCTCCTTTGTCAACAACCACTACTTATTCCTTGTCTGCTTCTTCATTGTCCTTCTGTCCATCATTCTGTACTTACTGCGACTTCGCCGAATACACAGGCGTACTGCACAGCGCTGCTCGCCTTCCTCTGTGCCGTGGATGGA